CCAAGGTGGGCGATGGCGCCTACGTGTCCGCGGTCGACCCGCGCGGCCTGCCGCCGACCGGCGAAGCCCCGGTCAAGCTGGTCGCCGCGCTGAAGGCGGCGATCGCGCCGTAACCGGGCGCTTGCCGGATGCAGAAAGGGCGCCGTGAGGCGCCCTTTTGCTTGCAGTCCACGCCGCTCAGCGTTCCAGCAGCGGCAGTTTGTTCGGCTTGCCGTCCCACTCCGCGGCATCCGCCGGCGGGTCCTTGCGGGTGGTCAGCACCGGCCATGCCTTCGCCAGTTCCGCATTGAGCGCGACGAAGCCTTCCTGCCCCGCGGGCACGTCCTCTTCCGGGAAGATCGCATTGACCGGGCATTCCGGTTCGCACAGGGTGCAGTCGATGCACTCGTCCGGATCGATCACCAGGAAGTTCGGGCCTTCGTGGAAACAGTCGACCGGGCACACTTCCACGCAGTCGGTGTGCTTGCACTTGATGCAGTTTTCGGTGACGACGAAGGGCATGGGCAGCGATCCGTGGCGCGATGCGGGTAGTTTAGCGCCGCGGAAAAACGCCAGCAGCGTTTTTCGGCCATGCGCGGCGCCGATCCGTGGGAAGCCGGGGCGGCAACAAAAAAGAAACCCGCGCACTGCGCGGGTTTCCGGGATTGGTACTCCCAACGGGATTCGAACCCGTGTTACTGCCTTGAGAGGGCGGTGTCCTAGGCCTCTAGACGATGGGAGCAGGGTGGTGCCGAACTGCGCCGGTTGGACGACCGGCGTTCGGGGCGGCTGGGCCGCACGCCGAGCTTGCTAGTATAGAGGGCTGCGTCCGCCACTGGCAACGCACCCGACCCGTTTCAGGAACCGCGCGGCACGGCCGCCAAGCATGACCGATACCGCCGCACAGCCCAGCCTGCCCACGCCCGAACTGCGCGTCATCGCGCGCGACGTGCACGACATCTCGCGCAAGCAGATGAGCCCGAACGCCCTGCGCGTGCTGTACCGCCTGCGCGCGGCCGGTTTCGGCGGCTACCTGGTCGGCGGCGCGGTGCGCGACCTGCTGGCCGGGATCGAGCCCAAGGATTTCGACGTCGCCACCGACGCCACCCCGGAGCAGGTCAAGGCGCTGTTCCGCAACTGCCGGCTGATCGGCCGCCGCTTCCGCCTGGCGCACGTGGTCTACGGGCGCGAGATCATCGAAGTGGCCACCTTCCGCGCCAACAGCGCCGACGACAACGACGACCGCCAGACCGACGACGGCGGCCGCCTGCTGCGCGACAACGTCTACGGCACCATCGAGGAAGACGCGGTCCGCCGCGACTTCACCGCCAATGCCCTGTATTACGCGATCGAGGATTTCTCGGTGCGCGACTACACCGGCGGCTATGCCGACGTGCAGGCGCGGCTGCTGCGCCTGATCGGCGAGCCGGAGGCCCGTTATCGCGAAGACCCGGTGCGCATGCTGCGGGCGGCGCGCCTGGCGGCCAAGCTCGGTTTCACCATCGAAGCCGCGACCGCCGAACCGATCCCGTACCTCGCCCCGCTGCTGGCCGAAGCCGCACCGGCGCGGTTGTTCGAGGAAACCCTGAAGCTGTTCCTGTCCGGCCACGCGGTCGCCAGCTTCGAATTGCTCGAGAAGCACGGCCTGCTGCCGGCGCTGCTGCCGGAAACCGCGCAGGCGCTGGCGTCCAACAAGTCCGGCGCGCTGCGGCGGATGCTGGTGCAGGGGCTGCGCAATACCGATGCGCGGGTCGCCGCGGACGAATCCGTTTCCCCCGCATTCCTGTACGCGGTGCTGCTGTGGCCGGCCTACTGCCGTGCGCTGGCGCAGTTGCAGGCGCAGGGCGTGCACGCCGCCGAGGCGCAACGCCGCGCCGCCGATCGCGTCACCCTGCACCAGGTCGGGCGCACTGCGCTGCCGCGCCGGTTCTCGCTGCCGATGCAGGAAATCTGGCTGCTGCAACCGCGTTTCTCGCTGCGCCAGCGCAAGCGGGTGTTCCGCCTGCTGTCGCATCCGCGCTTCCGCGCCGCGTTCGACTTCCTCGAACTGCGCCTGTCGGCGTCCGACTCGCATGCCGAGGACGTGGCGTTCTGGCGCGAGGCGCAATCGCATCCGGCCGAAGCGGTGGCCGGCGCCGAACATGAGGCCGTGGTCGAAGGCGACGACGAAGCGCAGGACGCGCCGCGCAAGAAGCGCCGCCGTCGCCGCCGCAACGGATCGGCCTCGCAAGCGCCGGCATGACCCTCGCCGCGGTCGGGCTGGGCGCCAACCTGGGCGAAGCGGTGGCGACCTTGCGGGATGCCATCGACGAACTTGCGCGCTTGCCGGATACCGAGCTGCTGCGCGCCTCGCGGCTGTATCGCACGCCGGCGTGGGGCCGCACCGAGCAGCCGGATTTCATCAATGCGGTGGCCCTGGTCGAGACCGGCATGCCGGCGCGCGAGCTGCTCGACGCCTTGCTCGCCATCGAACGCAGCTTCGGCCGCGTCCGCCTCGATGGCGAACGCTGGGGCCCGCGCACGCTGGACCTCGACCTGCTGCTGTTCGGCGACGCCGTGATCGACGAACCCGGCCTGCGGGTGCCGCATCCGCACTTGCACGAGCGCGCCTTCGCCCTGTTGCCGCTGGCCGAAATCGCACCGCAACTGGCGATTCCCGGCATCGGTAGCGTCGCCAGCATCGCCGCCGGCATGGCGGCCGACGGCATCGAAGCGTTACCTTAGCCGCCCCGCAGGCAGGAACCAGGCATGAGCGAGCCGCAAAAACCCTGGACGGTGCCGATGCTCGCGCAGGCGCGCGCCGAAGGCCGCAAGCTGGTGATGCTGACCGGCTACGACGCCAGCTTCGCCCGCGTGCTGGACGACAACGGCTGCGACCTGATCCTAGTCGGCGATTCGCTGGGCATGGTGGTGCAGGGCCACGATTCGACCTTGCCCGTGCGCGTCGACGACATCGTCTACCACACCGCTGCGGTCGCCCGCGGCGCGAAGCGCGCGCTGAAGATCGCCGACTTTCCCTTCGGCTCCGACGGCTCGTCGCTTGAAGCGCACGCCGCCGCGGTGCGCTTCGTCCAGGCCGGCGCGAGCATGGTCAAGCTGGAAGGCGCCGGCCACAAGCTGGACACGATCCGCTACCTGGTCGAGCGCGAAATCCCCGTTTGCGGCCATCTGGGCCTGACCCCGCAATCGGTGCACCGCTTCGGCGGCTTCAAGGTGCAGGGCCGCGAGGATGCCGCCGCCGCCAGGCTGCGCGAGGATGCGCTCGCCGTGGCCGAAGCCGGCGCCGCCTTGCTGGTGCTGGAAGGCGTGCCGGCCGCACTGGCCGCGCAGATCACCGCCGCCAGCCCGATCCCGACCATCGGCATCGGCGCCGGCGCCGGTTGCGACGGCCAGGTGCTGGTGCTGCACGACCTGCTCGGCCTCGACACCGGCCATCGCAAGCCGAAGTTCGTCAAGGATTTCCTGGCCGAAGGCGGTTCCGTCGCCGGCGCGATCCGCGCCTATGCCGATGCCGTGCGTTCAGGCCGCTTCCCCGACGCCGACCACGCCTACGCCTGACGCCGACATGATCGAGACCATTACCGGGCTGGACGTCCTGCGCGAACGCGTGCGCGGCTGGAAGCGCGCGGGCCTGCGCGTCGGCTTCGTGCCGACCATGGGCAACCTGCATGCCGGCCACTATTCGCTGGTGAAGCTCGCCCGCGAACAGGCCGACCGCGTGGTCTCCAGCGTGTTCGTCAACCCGACCCAGTTCGGTCCGAACGAGGACTTCACCCGCTATCCGCGCACGCCCGATGCCGATACCGCGGGCCTCGCCGCCGCCGGTTGCGATGCGCTGTGGCTGCCGGATGTCGAATCGATGTATCCGTTCGGGGTCGAGCTTGCCGCGAAGGTGCACGTGCCCGGCGTCAGCGCGGTGCTGGAAGGCGCGTTCCGGGCGGGCCATTTCGATGGTGTGTGCACGGTGGTCAGCCGCCTGTTCAACCAGGTGCTGCCCGACGTGGCGGTATTCGGCAACAAGGATTACCAGCAGCTGGCGGTGATCCGGCAGATGGTCGCCGACCTGCAATTCCCGATCGAGATCGTCGGTGGCGAGATCGTCCGCGAGGCCAACGGGCTGGCGATGAGTTCGCGCAACCAGTACCTGTCCGACGAGGAGCGCGCGACCGCGGCGGTCATCCATCGCACCCTTCGGGCGATGCGCGATGCGATCCGCGCCGGCACGCCGCGTGCGCGGGTCGAGGCCGATGCCGACGCGGCATTGCGCGATGCAGGCTTCGTCCCGGATTACGCTGTCGTGCGTGGTCGTGATTTCAGCGAGCCGGCCGATGGCGAGGGCGGGGCGTGGGTCGCCCTGATCGCGGCCCGGTTGGGCCGCACGCGGCTGATCGACAATATCGAGTTCTGAAGCCGCGAGTTCTGAAGCCGCGAGTTCCAAAGCCCGGAGTTTGACGCCGGCTGAACGTTCGCCGGGCGATGTTGCAGTGCGGAAACAGACCCCTATACTGCGCCGTGCCGGGCGTTTGCCCGGGCCGTTCGCTGGAGCCGAAACAATGCAACTGACCCTGCTCAAGGCCAAGATCCACCGCGCCACCGTCACCCACGCCGAGCTGCACTACGAAGGTTCGTGCGCGATCGACGGCCGCCTGCTGGACATCGCCGGGATCCGCGAATACGAGCGCATCGAGATCTACAACGTCAACAACGGCGAGCGCTTCGCCACCTACGCGATCCGCGGCGAGGAAGGCAGTGGGGTGATCTCGGTCAACGGCGCGGCCGCGCACAAGGCGCAGCCGGGCGACCTGGTGATCATCTGCGCCTACGGCCATTGCGATGAAGCGGAAGCGGCGAAGTTCAAGCCGACCTGCGTGTACGTGGATCGCGACAACCGCCTGACCCACACCAACCATTCGATGCCGAAGCAGGCCGCATGAGTCCGCTCGCCGGCCTCGATGCGCATGCGCAACGCCTGGCCGGCAGCTCGATCGCCGGCCTGGTCGAAACCGACCCGGCGCGCGCGCGCGATTTCGCGTTGCGGGTCGGCCCGCTGTACGCCAACTTCTCGCGCCAGCGCTACGACCGCGCGGTGCTGGACGCGTTGTTCGGCATTGCCGGACGCGCCGGGCTTGCCGGCGCGATGCGCCGCCAGCTCGACGGCGAGGCCATCAACTCGACCGAGGGCCGCGCGGTGCTGCACACGGCCTTGCGCGGGGAGGCCTCGGGCGCGCCGGTCGCACGCGATGCGCGCGCGCAGGCGGTCGCCGCGCAGGCGCGGATGCGCGCGCTGGTCGCCGGGCTGGAAGCCGGCGACGTCACCGACATCGTCAGCATCGGCATCGGCGGCTCCGACCTCGGCCCGCGGCTGGTGGCCGATGCGCTGTCGCTGCCCGGCGCCCGCTTCCGCGTGCACTTCGTTTCCAACGTGGACGGCAACGCCGCGCAGCGCGTGCTGGCCGCGCTGGACCCGAAGCGCAGCGCCGCCATCGTCATCTCCAAGACCTTCGGCACGCAGGAGACGCTGCTCAACGGCGGCATCGTCCGCGACTGGCTCGGCGACGATTCGCGCCTGTACGCGGTCAGCACCAATGCGCAACGGGTCGCCGATTTCGGCATCCCGGCCGAGCGCACCCTGCCGATGTGGGACTGGGTCGGCGGGCGCTATTCGCTGTGGTCGGCGGTGGGCTTCCCGATCGCGCTGGCGATCGGCATGGAGCGCTTCCTGCAGTTGCTCGACGGCGCGGCGGCGATGGATGCGCATGCCGCCGATGCGCCGCTGCGCGAAAACCTCGCGGCCTGGCATGCGCTGACCGCGGTCTGGAACCGCAATGCGCTGCACGCCGCCACGCAGGCGGTACTGCCGTACGACGAACGCCTCAGGCTGCTGCCGAACTACCTGCAGCAGCTGGTGATGGAGAGCCTGGGCAAGTCGGTGCACGTCGACGGCAGCGCGGTCGCCGCCGAGACCGTGCCGGTATGGTGGGGCGGCGCCGGCACCGACACCCAGCACAGCTTCTTCCAGGCCCTGCACCAGGGCACCCAGGCGGTGCCGGCGGATTTCATCGGCGTGCTGCAGGCCGACCATCCGTACACGCAGAATCACCAAGCGCTACTCGCCAACCTGCTGGCGCAGACCGAGGCGCTGGCGAACGGGCAGGCCAGCGACGATCCGCACCGCCGCTATCCGGGCAATCGCCCGAGCACGCTGTTGCTGCTCGATGCGCTGACCCCGCAGTCGCTGGGCATGCTGATCGCGCTGTACGAGCACAGCGTGTACCTGCAGTCGGTGCTGTGGGGCATCAATGCCTTCGACCAGTTCGGCGTCGAGTTGGGCAAGCAGGTGGCGAATCGTTTGCTGCCGGCACTGCAGGGCGAAGGCGAAGTGGACGATGCGGTGACACGCGAGCTGTTGCGGGAGTTCAATGCTCGCCGCTGAACGTTCTCGATTGGCCGGCTGGCCCCGGGCCACTTCGGGACACGCCGCAAGTACGTCCATGTAGGCTCATCGGCGACATCCATGTCGCCGATGGTCCCGAAGTGACCCGAGGCCAACCGGCCTGCGTGGTTTTCTCGCTGTCGTCAGATGCGGGCGTGTTGCGCCAACGCCCATTCGACATGCTCGCGCACGACGGATGATGGATGCTCGCGGCGCGACTGCAGCGCATCGATGACCGCATCCGTCTTCGGCGCATTGCCCAGCGCCACCGCGATGTTGCGCAACCAGCGCTCGTGCCCGCTGCGGCGGATCGCGCTGCCCTCGGTGCGGCGCAGGAATTCGTCCTCGTCCCAGGCGAACAATTCCGCCAGCGTGGCCTGGTCCAGGTTGTTGCGTGCGCGGAAATCCGGCTCGTCGGTGCGCTGCGCGAACTTGTTCCACGGGCATACGAGTTGGCAATCGTCGCAGCCGAAGATGCGGTTGCCGATCAGCGGGCGCAGGTCCTCGTCGATGCTGCCTTCGTGCTCGATGGTCAGGTAGCTGATGCAGCGCCGCGCATCCAGCCGGTAGGGCGCGACGATCGCCTGGGTCGGGCAGACCTCGATGCAGCGCGTGCAGGTGCCGCAATGCGCGCTGGCCGGCGGGTCGATGGGCAAGGGCAGGTCGACGAACAGTTCGCCGAGGAAGAACCAGCTGCCGCCGTCCTTGTCGATCAGGCAGGTGTGCTTGCCGATCCAGCCCAGCCCGGCGTTGCGCGCCAATGCGCGCTCCAGCACCGGCGCCGAATCCACGAACACGCGATGCCCGAACGGCCCGATCTCGCGTGCCACGTCGTCCGCCAGTTTCTGCAGGCGGTTGCGCATCAGCTTGTGGTAGTCGCGGCCCAGCGCGTAGCGCGCCACGTAGGCGCGTTCGCCGTCGCGCAGGTTGTCCCAGGCGGCATCGGCATCCTGCCCGTAATCGAGGCCGACCGAGACCACCCGCAGCGTCTCCGGCACCAGTTCGGCCGGGCGCGCACGCTTGTCGCCGTGGCGCGCCATCCACGCCATCGAGCCGTGCAGGCCCTGCTGCAGCCAGCTGCGCAGGAAGGCTTCGTCCTCGGGCAACTCCACTCCGGAAATGCCGAAGCGCTGGAAGCCGGCCGCCTGCGCCAGCGCGCGGATGCGGGCGGCGAGTGCGGCGTAATCGGGCGCGATGGCGGACATGCGCAAAGTATAGGTGCGGCATAGAATCCGGCGATGCACAGCCCGCTGCCGTTGTTCGATACAGACGCCTTGCGCACGCTCGAAACGCGTGGCACGGCCTACCTCGATGGCGACGCATTCGCATTGATGGCACGCGCGGGACAGGCCGGTTGGCGCAGCGTGTTGAAGCATTGGCCGCAGGCGCAGCGGATCGCGGTTGCATGCGGACCCGGCAACAACGGCGGCGATGGCTACGTGCTGGCGCGGCATGCGCAGGACAGCGGGCGCAGCGTGCAGGTGCTGCGCTTGCAGCCGCCGGCCACGCCGTTGGCGCAGCGCGCCTGCGACGAATACCTCGCGGCTGGTGGACAGGTCGCGGAATTGGCCGACGCGCTGCGCCATGCCGACCTGATCATCGATGCGCTGTTCGGCATCGGCCTGTCGCGCGCGCCGGATGCAGGGACCGCCATGCTGATCGAGGCGATCAACGCACATCCCGCGCCGCTGCTGGCCCTGGACGTGCCGAGCGGCATCGACGCCGTCCGCGGCTCCGCAACGGGCGCGGCTATCGTCGCGGATCGCACCCTGCAGTTCATCGCCCGCCATCGCGGCCTGCGTACCGGTATCGCGATCGACCATGCCGGCGAACTGGAACTGGCGACGCTCGAGTTGCCGGCCACGCTGTTCGACGGCATCGAAGCGGCGGCGCTGGCCTATCGCCACGATGCCTTGCACGGGTTCTTCCCGTTGCGCCCGCGCGATTCGCACAAGGGGCGCAATGGCCATGTGCTGTGCGTCGGCGGCGATGCCGGCAGCGGCGGCGCGGTGCTGCTGGCGGCCGA
Above is a genomic segment from Thermomonas aquatica containing:
- the fdxA gene encoding ferredoxin FdxA, producing the protein MPFVVTENCIKCKHTDCVEVCPVDCFHEGPNFLVIDPDECIDCTLCEPECPVNAIFPEEDVPAGQEGFVALNAELAKAWPVLTTRKDPPADAAEWDGKPNKLPLLER
- the pcnB gene encoding polynucleotide adenylyltransferase PcnB, coding for MTDTAAQPSLPTPELRVIARDVHDISRKQMSPNALRVLYRLRAAGFGGYLVGGAVRDLLAGIEPKDFDVATDATPEQVKALFRNCRLIGRRFRLAHVVYGREIIEVATFRANSADDNDDRQTDDGGRLLRDNVYGTIEEDAVRRDFTANALYYAIEDFSVRDYTGGYADVQARLLRLIGEPEARYREDPVRMLRAARLAAKLGFTIEAATAEPIPYLAPLLAEAAPARLFEETLKLFLSGHAVASFELLEKHGLLPALLPETAQALASNKSGALRRMLVQGLRNTDARVAADESVSPAFLYAVLLWPAYCRALAQLQAQGVHAAEAQRRAADRVTLHQVGRTALPRRFSLPMQEIWLLQPRFSLRQRKRVFRLLSHPRFRAAFDFLELRLSASDSHAEDVAFWREAQSHPAEAVAGAEHEAVVEGDDEAQDAPRKKRRRRRRNGSASQAPA
- the folK gene encoding 2-amino-4-hydroxy-6-hydroxymethyldihydropteridine diphosphokinase, producing the protein MTLAAVGLGANLGEAVATLRDAIDELARLPDTELLRASRLYRTPAWGRTEQPDFINAVALVETGMPARELLDALLAIERSFGRVRLDGERWGPRTLDLDLLLFGDAVIDEPGLRVPHPHLHERAFALLPLAEIAPQLAIPGIGSVASIAAGMAADGIEALP
- the panB gene encoding 3-methyl-2-oxobutanoate hydroxymethyltransferase; amino-acid sequence: MSEPQKPWTVPMLAQARAEGRKLVMLTGYDASFARVLDDNGCDLILVGDSLGMVVQGHDSTLPVRVDDIVYHTAAVARGAKRALKIADFPFGSDGSSLEAHAAAVRFVQAGASMVKLEGAGHKLDTIRYLVEREIPVCGHLGLTPQSVHRFGGFKVQGREDAAAARLREDALAVAEAGAALLVLEGVPAALAAQITAASPIPTIGIGAGAGCDGQVLVLHDLLGLDTGHRKPKFVKDFLAEGGSVAGAIRAYADAVRSGRFPDADHAYA
- the panC gene encoding pantoate--beta-alanine ligase, giving the protein MIETITGLDVLRERVRGWKRAGLRVGFVPTMGNLHAGHYSLVKLAREQADRVVSSVFVNPTQFGPNEDFTRYPRTPDADTAGLAAAGCDALWLPDVESMYPFGVELAAKVHVPGVSAVLEGAFRAGHFDGVCTVVSRLFNQVLPDVAVFGNKDYQQLAVIRQMVADLQFPIEIVGGEIVREANGLAMSSRNQYLSDEERATAAVIHRTLRAMRDAIRAGTPRARVEADADAALRDAGFVPDYAVVRGRDFSEPADGEGGAWVALIAARLGRTRLIDNIEF
- the panD gene encoding aspartate 1-decarboxylase yields the protein MQLTLLKAKIHRATVTHAELHYEGSCAIDGRLLDIAGIREYERIEIYNVNNGERFATYAIRGEEGSGVISVNGAAAHKAQPGDLVIICAYGHCDEAEAAKFKPTCVYVDRDNRLTHTNHSMPKQAA
- the pgi gene encoding glucose-6-phosphate isomerase, translating into MSPLAGLDAHAQRLAGSSIAGLVETDPARARDFALRVGPLYANFSRQRYDRAVLDALFGIAGRAGLAGAMRRQLDGEAINSTEGRAVLHTALRGEASGAPVARDARAQAVAAQARMRALVAGLEAGDVTDIVSIGIGGSDLGPRLVADALSLPGARFRVHFVSNVDGNAAQRVLAALDPKRSAAIVISKTFGTQETLLNGGIVRDWLGDDSRLYAVSTNAQRVADFGIPAERTLPMWDWVGGRYSLWSAVGFPIALAIGMERFLQLLDGAAAMDAHAADAPLRENLAAWHALTAVWNRNALHAATQAVLPYDERLRLLPNYLQQLVMESLGKSVHVDGSAVAAETVPVWWGGAGTDTQHSFFQALHQGTQAVPADFIGVLQADHPYTQNHQALLANLLAQTEALANGQASDDPHRRYPGNRPSTLLLLDALTPQSLGMLIALYEHSVYLQSVLWGINAFDQFGVELGKQVANRLLPALQGEGEVDDAVTRELLREFNARR
- the queG gene encoding tRNA epoxyqueuosine(34) reductase QueG produces the protein MSAIAPDYAALAARIRALAQAAGFQRFGISGVELPEDEAFLRSWLQQGLHGSMAWMARHGDKRARPAELVPETLRVVSVGLDYGQDADAAWDNLRDGERAYVARYALGRDYHKLMRNRLQKLADDVAREIGPFGHRVFVDSAPVLERALARNAGLGWIGKHTCLIDKDGGSWFFLGELFVDLPLPIDPPASAHCGTCTRCIEVCPTQAIVAPYRLDARRCISYLTIEHEGSIDEDLRPLIGNRIFGCDDCQLVCPWNKFAQRTDEPDFRARNNLDQATLAELFAWDEDEFLRRTEGSAIRRSGHERWLRNIAVALGNAPKTDAVIDALQSRREHPSSVVREHVEWALAQHARI
- a CDS encoding NAD(P)H-hydrate dehydratase, producing MHSPLPLFDTDALRTLETRGTAYLDGDAFALMARAGQAGWRSVLKHWPQAQRIAVACGPGNNGGDGYVLARHAQDSGRSVQVLRLQPPATPLAQRACDEYLAAGGQVAELADALRHADLIIDALFGIGLSRAPDAGTAMLIEAINAHPAPLLALDVPSGIDAVRGSATGAAIVADRTLQFIARHRGLRTGIAIDHAGELELATLELPATLFDGIEAAALAYRHDALHGFFPLRPRDSHKGRNGHVLCVGGDAGSGGAVLLAADAALHCGAGLVSVATRMGHVPALLARRPEAMAHAVDHAEQLAPLLERVDAIAIGPGLGQGEWGRMLFDAVLACDKPRVFDADALNLLARSSRRLNECDVLTPHPGEAGRLLGIATAEVQRDRFAASQALVERYGAQVVLKGAGSIVASPGAPPAVICAGNPGMAVGGMGDLLTGCIAAVLAQGFAPRDAAIAGALLHASAGDAAARVDGERGLLPSDLLPWLRRLANPMRR